Proteins from a single region of Spodoptera frugiperda isolate SF20-4 chromosome 8, AGI-APGP_CSIRO_Sfru_2.0, whole genome shotgun sequence:
- the LOC126910975 gene encoding uncharacterized protein LOC126910975 — translation MAKSTVESSVDLAAITLTSKIPEFWVDSPRVWFYRIEAMLAPQKLSDDSRFDIVVSKLTKEAIQQVTDLLMDPPEGKKFQSLKTRLLSIYEESKNRQLQKLISEMDLGDQKPSQLLRRMRELAKEKIPDDTLRMLWQGHLPSPLRAVLAATESKDLDSLAVLADNVFETTRATHVSEVSQQQPSTSKETDLIMAEIAKLTMKVEQLERSNARSRPQQRNWNRSRSASRTGSRARSASRRTPESPDWLCFYHYRFRTKAKKCNEPCSWKASPEN, via the coding sequence ATGGCTAAAAGTACAGTAGAGTCATCAGTGGATCTCGCAGCAATTACACTTACATCGAAGATCCCCGAATTTTGGGTCGATTCGCCCCGCGTTTGGTTTTACCGAATAGAGGCCATGCTGGCACCGCAAAAGTTATCGGACGACTCGCGTTTCGACATTGTCGTGTCGAAATTAACCAAGGAGGCCATCCAGCAAGTCACAGACCTTCTAATGGATCCACCCGAAGGTAAAAAGTTTCAATCGCTAAAGACACGACTTCTCTCTATTTACGAGGAATCTAAAAACAGACAACTACAAAAGTTGATAAGCGAGATGGACCTGGGAGACCAAAAACCTTCGCAACTTTTGCGTCGCATGCGAGAGTTGGCGAAAGAAAAGATTCCCGACGACACCTTAAGAATGCTGTGGCAAGGTCATCTACCTTCTCCGTTACGAGCAGTCTTGGCGGCCACGGAATCTAAAGATCTAGATAGCTTGGCCGTCCTTGCAGACAATGTATTTGAGACCACGCGCGCAACACACGTAAGCGAAGTGAGCCAACAGCAGCCAAGCACGTCCAAGGAAACAGACCTCATCATGGCTGAAATAGCCAAACTTACGATGAAGGTGGAGCAACTAGAAAGATCAAACGCTAGATCGAGACCGCAGCAACGGAATTGGAATCGTTCGAGATCAGCATCCAGAACCGGTAGCCGAGCACGATCTGCGTCACGAAGAACTCCTGAGAGCCCTGACTGGTTGTGTTTTTATCATTATCGGTTCAGAACAAAGGCAAAGAAATGCAATGAGCCTTGTTCCTGGAAAGCGTCCCCGGAAAACTAG